The following are encoded in a window of Acidimicrobiales bacterium genomic DNA:
- a CDS encoding TA system VapC family ribonuclease toxin, whose protein sequence is MLVDANILLYAVDEDSPHHLPARTWIESALDGDRRVGIPWVSLSAFLRIVTNPRATRDPLSPVEAWELVDAWLDAPIVWIPQPGQGHRAILGDLVRRHDLRANLIADAVLAALCVEHGLTIVSADSDFARFPEIDWLNPLA, encoded by the coding sequence GTGCTCGTCGACGCCAACATCCTCCTCTACGCGGTCGACGAGGACAGTCCCCACCACCTGCCGGCCCGCACCTGGATCGAGTCGGCACTCGACGGCGACCGCCGGGTGGGGATCCCGTGGGTGTCGTTGTCGGCGTTTCTCCGGATCGTCACCAACCCGAGGGCCACTCGCGATCCTCTCTCCCCTGTTGAGGCGTGGGAGCTCGTCGACGCGTGGCTCGATGCCCCGATCGTGTGGATCCCGCAGCCGGGTCAGGGCCACCGCGCCATCCTCGGCGACCTGGTTCGTCGTCACGATCTTCGTGCGAATCTCATCGCCGACGCGGTGCTTGCCGCCCTCTGTGTCGAACACGGGCTCACGATCGTGTCCGCCGATTCGGACTTTGCTCGGTTCCCCGAGATCGACTGGCTCAATCCCCTCGCCTGA
- a CDS encoding aminotransferase class V-fold PLP-dependent enzyme, which translates to MSGPESMPPAPEVSFASDNTAGVAPAVMEALAAANTASALAYDADAWSQALTARFADLLGRPIEVLTCWGGTGANVVGLASVLESWQAVICAESAHLVTDECGAPARFTGALLVTEPCEDGKLTPAAVDRRIEWLGNQHHPQPGVVSISQVTELGAVYSPGEIAAIAERAHAAGMYLHVDGARIANALAATGTDLAAMVADTGVDVMTWGATKNGAMYGEAVLYLRPELATNARFVRKQAGQLPSKTRFVAAQMLALLDDDLWLSHAAHANAMATLLAERVRGIDGVEVIDEPQANAVFVRLPHECIAPLQEWSFFWGWDEAAGMVRWMTHFATTPDDVDRFAAGVEAVLAAR; encoded by the coding sequence ATGTCTGGTCCCGAGTCGATGCCCCCCGCCCCCGAGGTGTCCTTCGCCAGCGACAACACCGCCGGGGTCGCGCCCGCGGTGATGGAGGCGCTGGCGGCCGCGAACACCGCCTCCGCGCTCGCCTACGACGCCGACGCCTGGTCCCAGGCGCTCACGGCCCGCTTCGCCGATCTGCTCGGCCGGCCGATCGAGGTGTTGACCTGTTGGGGCGGCACGGGCGCCAACGTGGTGGGGTTGGCGTCGGTGCTGGAGTCGTGGCAGGCGGTGATCTGCGCGGAGTCGGCGCACCTGGTGACCGACGAGTGCGGGGCGCCGGCGCGCTTCACCGGGGCGCTGCTGGTCACCGAGCCCTGCGAGGACGGCAAGCTGACCCCGGCCGCGGTCGATCGGCGCATCGAGTGGTTGGGCAACCAGCACCACCCCCAGCCCGGAGTGGTGTCGATCAGCCAGGTGACCGAGCTGGGTGCGGTGTACTCGCCGGGCGAGATCGCGGCGATCGCCGAGCGGGCCCACGCCGCGGGCATGTACCTGCACGTGGACGGGGCACGGATCGCCAACGCGCTGGCGGCCACGGGGACCGACCTGGCGGCGATGGTGGCCGACACCGGGGTCGACGTGATGACGTGGGGGGCGACCAAGAACGGGGCGATGTACGGCGAAGCGGTGCTGTACCTGCGGCCCGAGCTGGCCACCAACGCCCGGTTCGTGCGCAAGCAGGCGGGCCAGCTCCCGTCCAAGACCCGGTTCGTCGCCGCGCAGATGCTGGCGTTGCTCGACGACGACCTGTGGTTGAGCCATGCGGCGCACGCCAACGCCATGGCGACGCTGCTCGCCGAGCGGGTGCGGGGGATCGACGGGGTCGAGGTGATCGACGAGCCGCAGGCCAACGCGGTGTTCGTGCGGCTCCCTCACGAGTGCATCGCGCCGTTGCAGGAGTGGTCGTTCTTCTGGGGGTGGGACGAGGCGGCGGGCATGGTGCGCTGGATGACCCACTTCGCCACCACCCCCGACGACGTCGACCGCTTCGCCGCCGGCGTCGAGGCGGTGCTCGCGGCGCGGTAG